In the genome of Calliopsis andreniformis isolate RMS-2024a chromosome 10, iyCalAndr_principal, whole genome shotgun sequence, one region contains:
- the Epp gene encoding ecdysteroid phosphate phosphatase isoform X1 — protein sequence MATLPPRKNLTPTKISKQHITPLQTLLQLGFPKHRAEKALAATGHRGVQLASDWLVAHVRDPTLDSDIQREYVLYACPTGALAEQLMKFWAESKEVMWNGAHNYMPHITLVSFFKAPDESSEELANALENIVNQDELPDNIKLEAYISPNYMGFFVKDTNAEWLKNIAIRYVNKLASLGITAEPQVKSFHLTFFYQFPCNLYQQLRLMAEKLTLTSPANWELRLYSRDSRLQNACVHKVIYAHVPREHDELELRVGDYIYIPEGSCNTSADGWVEGISWLTGISGHLPLNHTQHTAESDSWTLHTTIQLTHNKHKVLGKQEIPATRKPPVLLPNDSIDTPDGIPTTNEPIEASEAPSNPSRQIFICRHGERVDFTFGAWIPYCFESNGTYVRRDLNMPKEIPARNIQDFQNDSPLTTVGEVQASLVGEAMKSSNIKIDVAFTSPSLRCIQTLAHILKGLDSNIPMKIEPGLIEWLAWYPNGVPVWMTSEELMKAGFNIDKCYNPIVKTKELPLKESAAQYYERSYELIKRIIESTVGNILIVAHAASLTACTRQLTGGRVPPAAEVTRLVQRVPYLACLTAREGLNGWQLHPPPFPPITHTSNTRFDWKVLM from the exons ATGGCGACGTTACCGCCACGGAAAAATCTAACTCCAACGAAAATTTCAAAACAACACATAACTCCATTACAAACACTTCTACAGTTGGGCTTTCCGAAACACCGAGC AGAAAAAGCATTGGCAGCTACAGGACACCGCGGCGTTCAGCTTGCATCCGATTGGTTGGTTGCTCATGTTAGAGATCCGACTTTGGATTCTGATATTCAAAGAGAGTATGTTCTTTATGCTTGCCCAACAGGTGCATTAGCTGAACAACTTATGAAATTTTGGGCAGAGAGTAAGGAAGTAATGTGGAATGGAGCACACAACTATATGCCACATATTACACTTGTGTCATTTTTCAAA GCACCAGATGAATCTAGTGAAGAATTGGCAAATGCGCTTGAAAACATAGTTAATCAAGATGAATTACCAGATAATATAAAGTTAGAAGCCTATATTTCTCCGAATTATATGGGTTTTTTTGTTAAAGATACAAATGCAGAGTGGCTAAAAAATATTGCTATTCGTTATGTAAATAAACTTGCAAGTTTAGGTATTACTGCAGAGCCCCAAGTAAAGTCTTTCCACTTGACATTTTTTTATCAATTTCCTTGCAACTTGTATCAACAATTACGTTTAATGGCAGAGAAATTGACGCTCACTTCTCCAGCTAATTGGGAACTTAGGTTATATTCCAGAGATTCTAGGCTACAGAATGCTTGTGTGCATAAAGTAATATATGCTCATGTACCTAGAGAACATGATGAACTAGAATTAAGGGTAggagattatatttatattccggAAGGGTCGTGTAATACATCTGCAGATGGTTGGGTTGAAGGTATCTCTTGGTTAACTGGTATTTCGGGTCATTTGCCTTTAAATCACACACAACATACAGCTGAGTCGGATTCATGGACCTTGCATACTACGATACAACTTACACACAATAAACATAAAGTTTTGGGAAAGCAAGAAATACCTGCAACTAGAAAACCACCAGTATTGTTACCAAATGATTCAATAGACACTCCTGATGGAATACCAACAACTAATGAACCA attGAAGCCTCTGAGGCACCTTCCAATCCCTCAAGACAAATTTTTATATGTCGCCATGGAGAAAGAGTGGACTTCACATTTGGAGCTTGGATTCCTTATTGTTTCGAATCAAATGGTACCTATGTTCGTAGAGACTTGAACATGCCAAAGGAGATACCTGCAAGAAATATACAGGACTTCCAAAATGATAGTCCTTTAACAACTGTAGGCGAAGTGCAAGCAAGTTTAGTGGGAGAAGCTATGAAATCGTCTAATATTAAAATAGACGTAGCTTTTACTTCGCCGTCGTTAAGGTGCATACAGACATTGGCTCATATTTTAAAAGGATTagattcaaatattccaatgaAAATAGAGCCAGGTCTTATAGAGTGGTTAGCCTGGTATCCAAATGGTGTACCAGTTTGGATGACATCTGAGGAACTGATGAAAGCAGGCTTTAACATAGATAAATGTTACAATCCAATAGTTAAAACGAAAGAGCTTCCATTGAAAGAGAGTGCAGCACAGTATTATGAACGAAGTTACGAATTAAttaaacgaattattgaaagTACTGTAGGAAATATTTTAATAGTAGCTCATGCTGCTTCTTTAACAGCTTGTACTAGACAATTAACAGGTGGTAGAGTGCCGCCAGCTGCTGAAGTTACTAGATTAGTTCAAAGAGTACCGTATTTAGCATGCCTAACAGCACGAGAAGGATTGAATGGGTGGCAACTTCATCCGCCTCCGTTTCCACCTATAACACATACCAGTAACACTAGATTTGATTGGAAAGTATTAATGTAA
- the LOC143184698 gene encoding uncharacterized protein LOC143184698 isoform X3 yields the protein MERRCLNSATEWASGYFSKHDQQSFPLALKEVLPRPKSSLYAPSFRSMPWIHHHGDVTAMEKSNSTENFKTTHNSITNTSTVVLTETPSLQDTMALSLHPSGWLLMLKIRLWILIFKESCSLCLTNRCIS from the exons ATGGAAAGAAGGTGCTTAAATTCAGCTACAGAGTGGGCTTCTGGTTACTTTTCAAAACATGATCAACAGAGTTTCCCTTTGGCGCTGAAAGAAGTACTACCTCGCCCTAAAAGTTCATTGTATGCTCCGTCCTTTAGATCCATGCCCTGGATACACCATCATGGCGACGTTACCGCCATGGAAAAATCTAATTCTACCGAAAATTTCAAAACAACACATAACTCCATTACAAACACTTCTACAGTTGTGCTTACCGAAACACCCAGT CTACAGGACACCATGGCACTCAGCTTACATCCGAGTGGTTGGTTGCTCATGTTAAAGATCCGACTCTGGATTCTGATATTCAAAGAgagttgttctttatgcttgacCAACAGGTGCATTAGCTGA
- the LOC143184594 gene encoding uncharacterized protein LOC143184594 isoform X1 codes for MSASALKSTIPGVGTSPTSTSHSILPMNAMAQKVVSGSEPGSMKPLSGTGLSYVTLQPPSQPLSLVQDHRPSVYQTPPYVSNNSEKESDLDKLIPNGVEIMKTETEQTISATIKQSESNRNNNLSPDNPTQEPQKEIQSEQEITSISLDFPALCPQLPNKVEEKKTPVNNGSKESDAVPVNTNIQTKLSSHKPEEGLSKADSQKSKATSQNTKLAADSSTPSQTNNPPKVEPKITGSPKASKRKSRELKDLKGSPITPDGASKPKRNRIQTQPYQSPLPEIALLVKNLNKAPPSKASDDKLIVFYKNEFLAVRNAEGSFYVCQAMQNIYKSSRRIRIRWLSQDKNNGEIYSPDFYDYIDFDCILTNLNLNKIDKNKFQLTKIELLRTENILKRAIDVEAGVSEKPRVTEEHPDGLDLSLYKDESQLKRRKNHNLHKQKQNLRKKSKRSETSSEDDTAEEDSGKKSPKSNRPKKRAVNKALAIAKSVAKGSSRAERALNRNTKAGNEVAPTTNTNVTTNTTVTNTVSSVDATKNNTDTKKSENKKSIKPQSNNSTSGILRTKQRASTQNTQQSSKAAGRPKRTAATTGILSTEETTPRKKPRGRA; via the exons ATGAGTGCGTCGGCCTTGAAATCAACAATACCTGGAGTAGGTACATCTCCAACTTCTACCAGCCATTCTATTCTTCCAATGAACGCAATGGCACAAAAAGTTGTATCAGGATCTGAGCCAGGATCTATGAAGCCTTTATCAGGAACTGGGTTAAGCTATGTTACATTGCAACCACCCAGTCAACCTTTAAGTCTAGTACAGGATCATAGACCTTCTGTTTATCAAACACCGCCTTATGTAAGCAACAATTCTGAAAAGGAATCCGACTTGGACAAATTGATCCCTAATGGAGTAGAAATAATGAAAACAGAAACAGAACAAACTATATCTGCTACTATAAAGCAAAGTGAATCTAATAGAAACAACAATTTAAGTCCGGATAACCCTACTCAAGAACCTCAAAAAGAGATTCAGTCGGAGCAAGAAATAACATCTATTAGTCTAGACTTTCCTG CACTATGTCCACAACTACCAAATAAAGTTGAAGAGAAAAAAACTCCTGTAAATAATGGTTCAAAAGAATCAGATGCAGTGCCAGTTAATACAAATATACAAACAAAACTATCTTCACACAAGCCAGAAGAAGGATTATCAAAGGCTGATAGTCAAAAATCAAAGGCCACGTCTCAAAATACAAAACTTGCAGCGGATAGTTCTACACCATCACAAACAAATAATCCACCAAAGGTTGAACCAAAAATTACTGGTTCACCAAAAGCAAGTAAAAGAAAGTCTAGAGAATTGAAAGATTTAAAAGGTTCGCCAATTACTCCAGATGGTGCCAGTAAACCAAAAAGAAATCGTATTCAAACACAGCCTTATCAAAGTCCATTACCAGAAATTGCACTTCTCGTCAAGAATTTAAACAAAGCACCACCATCAAAAGCATCTGATGACAaacttatagtattttataa AAATGAATTTTTGGCTGTGAGAAATGCAGAGGGAAGCTTTTATGTGTGTCAAGCAatgcaaaatatatataaatcaagCAGACGAATTCGTATACGTTGGCTTTCTCAAGATAAAAATAATGGGGAAATATATTCTCCAGACTTTTATGATTACATAG ATTTTGATTGTATATTaacaaatttaaatttgaacaaAATCGACAAAAACAAATTTCAACTAACCAAAATAGAATTGTTACGTACAgagaatattttaaaaagagCAATTGATGTTGAGGCTGGTGTGTCTGAAAAACCTAGAGTAACAGAAGAACATCCAGATGGAC TTGACCTTTCACTCTACAAAGATGAATCACAATTAAAGAGAAGAAAAAATCACAACCTACACAAACAGAAGCAAAATTTACGTAAGAAGTCAAAACGATCTGAAACTTCTTCCGAAGATGACACTGCTGAAGAAGACTCGGGAAAGAAGTCACCTAAATCGAATCGCCCTAAAAAGCGAGCGGTTAATAAAGCATTAGCAATTGCTAAGTCTGTTGCTAAGGGATCCAGTAGAGCGGAAAGAGCTTTAAACAGAAATACGAAAGCTGGAAATGAAGTGGCTCCTACAACTAATACTAACGTGACCACGAATACTACAGTTACTAATACTGTCTCATCTGTGGATGCAACTAAAAACAATACCGACACTAAAAAAAGTGAAAATAAGAAAAGCATAAAGCCACAGAGTAACAATAGCACAAGCGGTATTTTAAGGACGAAACAACGTG CATCTACACAGAACACACAACAGAGTAGCAAAGCAGCAGGACGTCCAAAACGTACGGCTGCCACCACAGGTATTCTGTCGACCGAGGAAACAACCCCTCGAAAAAAGCCACGTGGACGAGCATAA
- the LOC143184594 gene encoding uncharacterized protein LOC143184594 isoform X2 has protein sequence MSASALKSTIPGVGTSPTSTSHSILPMNAMAQKVVSGSEPGSMKPLSGTGLSYVTLQPPSQPLSLVQDHRPSVYQTPPYVSNNSEKESDLDKLIPNGVEIMKTETEQTISATIKQSESNRNNNLSPDNPTQEPQKEIQSEQEITSISLDFPALCPQLPNKVEEKKTPVNNGSKESDAVPVNTNIQTKLSSHKPEEGLSKADSQKSKATSQNTKLAADSSTPSQTNNPPKVEPKITGSPKASKRKSRELKDLKGSPITPDGASKPKRNRIQTQPYQSPLPEIALLVKNLNKAPPSKASDDKLIVFYKNEFLAVRNAEGSFYVCQAMQNIYKSSRRIRIRWLSQDKNNGEIYSPDFYDYIDFDCILTNLNLNKIDKNKFQLTKIELLRTENILKRAIDVEAGVSEKPRVTEEHPDGLDLSLYKDESQLKRRKNHNLHKQKQNLRKKSKRSETSSEDDTAEEDSGKKSPKSNRPKKRAVNKALAIAKSVAKGSSRAERALNRNTKAGNEVAPTTNTNVTTNTTVTNTVSSVDATKNNTDTKKSENKKSIKPQSNNSTSGILRTKQREHTTE, from the exons ATGAGTGCGTCGGCCTTGAAATCAACAATACCTGGAGTAGGTACATCTCCAACTTCTACCAGCCATTCTATTCTTCCAATGAACGCAATGGCACAAAAAGTTGTATCAGGATCTGAGCCAGGATCTATGAAGCCTTTATCAGGAACTGGGTTAAGCTATGTTACATTGCAACCACCCAGTCAACCTTTAAGTCTAGTACAGGATCATAGACCTTCTGTTTATCAAACACCGCCTTATGTAAGCAACAATTCTGAAAAGGAATCCGACTTGGACAAATTGATCCCTAATGGAGTAGAAATAATGAAAACAGAAACAGAACAAACTATATCTGCTACTATAAAGCAAAGTGAATCTAATAGAAACAACAATTTAAGTCCGGATAACCCTACTCAAGAACCTCAAAAAGAGATTCAGTCGGAGCAAGAAATAACATCTATTAGTCTAGACTTTCCTG CACTATGTCCACAACTACCAAATAAAGTTGAAGAGAAAAAAACTCCTGTAAATAATGGTTCAAAAGAATCAGATGCAGTGCCAGTTAATACAAATATACAAACAAAACTATCTTCACACAAGCCAGAAGAAGGATTATCAAAGGCTGATAGTCAAAAATCAAAGGCCACGTCTCAAAATACAAAACTTGCAGCGGATAGTTCTACACCATCACAAACAAATAATCCACCAAAGGTTGAACCAAAAATTACTGGTTCACCAAAAGCAAGTAAAAGAAAGTCTAGAGAATTGAAAGATTTAAAAGGTTCGCCAATTACTCCAGATGGTGCCAGTAAACCAAAAAGAAATCGTATTCAAACACAGCCTTATCAAAGTCCATTACCAGAAATTGCACTTCTCGTCAAGAATTTAAACAAAGCACCACCATCAAAAGCATCTGATGACAaacttatagtattttataa AAATGAATTTTTGGCTGTGAGAAATGCAGAGGGAAGCTTTTATGTGTGTCAAGCAatgcaaaatatatataaatcaagCAGACGAATTCGTATACGTTGGCTTTCTCAAGATAAAAATAATGGGGAAATATATTCTCCAGACTTTTATGATTACATAG ATTTTGATTGTATATTaacaaatttaaatttgaacaaAATCGACAAAAACAAATTTCAACTAACCAAAATAGAATTGTTACGTACAgagaatattttaaaaagagCAATTGATGTTGAGGCTGGTGTGTCTGAAAAACCTAGAGTAACAGAAGAACATCCAGATGGAC TTGACCTTTCACTCTACAAAGATGAATCACAATTAAAGAGAAGAAAAAATCACAACCTACACAAACAGAAGCAAAATTTACGTAAGAAGTCAAAACGATCTGAAACTTCTTCCGAAGATGACACTGCTGAAGAAGACTCGGGAAAGAAGTCACCTAAATCGAATCGCCCTAAAAAGCGAGCGGTTAATAAAGCATTAGCAATTGCTAAGTCTGTTGCTAAGGGATCCAGTAGAGCGGAAAGAGCTTTAAACAGAAATACGAAAGCTGGAAATGAAGTGGCTCCTACAACTAATACTAACGTGACCACGAATACTACAGTTACTAATACTGTCTCATCTGTGGATGCAACTAAAAACAATACCGACACTAAAAAAAGTGAAAATAAGAAAAGCATAAAGCCACAGAGTAACAATAGCACAAGCGGTATTTTAAGGACGAAACAACGTG AACACACAACAGAGTAG
- the LOC143184698 gene encoding uncharacterized protein LOC143184698 isoform X2, which translates to MAGSTAHRFYLFCKNMERRCLNSATEWASGYFSKHDQQSFPLALKEVLPRPKSSLYAPSFRSMPWIHHHGDVTAMEKSNSTENFKTTHNSITNTSTVVLTETPSLQDTMALSLHPSGALAEQLMKFWTESKEMM; encoded by the exons ATGGCTGGAAGTACCGCACATCG attttatctattttgtaagAATATGGAAAGAAGGTGCTTAAATTCAGCTACAGAGTGGGCTTCTGGTTACTTTTCAAAACATGATCAACAGAGTTTCCCTTTGGCGCTGAAAGAAGTACTACCTCGCCCTAAAAGTTCATTGTATGCTCCGTCCTTTAGATCCATGCCCTGGATACACCATCATGGCGACGTTACCGCCATGGAAAAATCTAATTCTACCGAAAATTTCAAAACAACACATAACTCCATTACAAACACTTCTACAGTTGTGCTTACCGAAACACCCAGT CTACAGGACACCATGGCACTCAGCTTACATCCGAGTG GTGCATTAGCTGAACAGCTTATGAAATTTTGGACAGAGAGTAAGGAAATGATGTAG
- the Etfb gene encoding electron transfer flavoprotein beta subunit, with product MARVLVGVKRVIDYAVKIRVKSDKTGVVTDGIKHSMNPFDEIAIEEAVRMKEKKLVQEIIAVSCGPSQSQDVIRTALAMGADKGIHVEVSGPEYETLQPIHVSKILAKLAQDEKADLVIVGKQAIDDDSNQTAQMIGGILDWPAGTFCSKIENNNGELTVTREVDGGLEVVKIKTPAVLSADLRLNEPRYATLPNIMKAKKKPIKKMTPKELGVDTTARIDILSVEEPPVRQAGVILPDVDTLIGKLKEGGHI from the exons ATGGCGCGTGTTCTTGTAGGTGTAAAGAGAGTTATTGATTATGCAGTTAAG ATTCGAGTTAAATCGGATAAAACAGGTGTTGTAACAGATGGAATAAAGCATTCCATGAATCCTTTCGATGAAATTGCTATAGAAGAAGCTGTGCGAATGAAAGAGAAGAAACTAGTGCAAGAGATAATTGCAGTTTCATGTGGCCCATCACAATCTCAAGATGTAATCAGAACTGCACTCGCAATGGGTGCTGACAAAGGGATTCATGTTGAAGTATCTGGACCAGAGTATGAAACTTTACAACCTATTCATGTTTCTAAGATCCTTGCTAAATTAGCTCAGGATGAAAAGGCAGATTTAGTTATTGTTGGTAAACAAGCTATAGATGATGATAGCAATCAAACTGCACAAATGATCGGAGGTATTTTAGATTGGCCTGCTGGAACATTCTGCAGTAAA ATTGAGAACAATAATGGAGAACTTACCGTTACACGTGAAGTTGATGGAGGTTTAGAGGTTGTTAAAATAAAAACTCCAGCAGTTTTAAGTGCTGATCTTCGTCTTAATGAACCACGGTATGCTACATTACCGAACATTATGAAAGCTAAGAAAAAACCTATTAAGAAGATGACACCAAAAGAACTTGGTGTTGATACCACTGCAAGGATTGACATTTTGTCAGTTGAAGAACCACCTGTTAGACAAGCTGGTGTTATATTACCAGATGTTGATACTCTAATCGGAAAACTAAAGGAAGGTGGACATATCTAA
- the Epp gene encoding ecdysteroid phosphate phosphatase isoform X2, protein MKFWAESKEVMWNGAHNYMPHITLVSFFKAPDESSEELANALENIVNQDELPDNIKLEAYISPNYMGFFVKDTNAEWLKNIAIRYVNKLASLGITAEPQVKSFHLTFFYQFPCNLYQQLRLMAEKLTLTSPANWELRLYSRDSRLQNACVHKVIYAHVPREHDELELRVGDYIYIPEGSCNTSADGWVEGISWLTGISGHLPLNHTQHTAESDSWTLHTTIQLTHNKHKVLGKQEIPATRKPPVLLPNDSIDTPDGIPTTNEPIEASEAPSNPSRQIFICRHGERVDFTFGAWIPYCFESNGTYVRRDLNMPKEIPARNIQDFQNDSPLTTVGEVQASLVGEAMKSSNIKIDVAFTSPSLRCIQTLAHILKGLDSNIPMKIEPGLIEWLAWYPNGVPVWMTSEELMKAGFNIDKCYNPIVKTKELPLKESAAQYYERSYELIKRIIESTVGNILIVAHAASLTACTRQLTGGRVPPAAEVTRLVQRVPYLACLTAREGLNGWQLHPPPFPPITHTSNTRFDWKVLM, encoded by the exons ATGAAATTTTGGGCAGAGAGTAAGGAAGTAATGTGGAATGGAGCACACAACTATATGCCACATATTACACTTGTGTCATTTTTCAAA GCACCAGATGAATCTAGTGAAGAATTGGCAAATGCGCTTGAAAACATAGTTAATCAAGATGAATTACCAGATAATATAAAGTTAGAAGCCTATATTTCTCCGAATTATATGGGTTTTTTTGTTAAAGATACAAATGCAGAGTGGCTAAAAAATATTGCTATTCGTTATGTAAATAAACTTGCAAGTTTAGGTATTACTGCAGAGCCCCAAGTAAAGTCTTTCCACTTGACATTTTTTTATCAATTTCCTTGCAACTTGTATCAACAATTACGTTTAATGGCAGAGAAATTGACGCTCACTTCTCCAGCTAATTGGGAACTTAGGTTATATTCCAGAGATTCTAGGCTACAGAATGCTTGTGTGCATAAAGTAATATATGCTCATGTACCTAGAGAACATGATGAACTAGAATTAAGGGTAggagattatatttatattccggAAGGGTCGTGTAATACATCTGCAGATGGTTGGGTTGAAGGTATCTCTTGGTTAACTGGTATTTCGGGTCATTTGCCTTTAAATCACACACAACATACAGCTGAGTCGGATTCATGGACCTTGCATACTACGATACAACTTACACACAATAAACATAAAGTTTTGGGAAAGCAAGAAATACCTGCAACTAGAAAACCACCAGTATTGTTACCAAATGATTCAATAGACACTCCTGATGGAATACCAACAACTAATGAACCA attGAAGCCTCTGAGGCACCTTCCAATCCCTCAAGACAAATTTTTATATGTCGCCATGGAGAAAGAGTGGACTTCACATTTGGAGCTTGGATTCCTTATTGTTTCGAATCAAATGGTACCTATGTTCGTAGAGACTTGAACATGCCAAAGGAGATACCTGCAAGAAATATACAGGACTTCCAAAATGATAGTCCTTTAACAACTGTAGGCGAAGTGCAAGCAAGTTTAGTGGGAGAAGCTATGAAATCGTCTAATATTAAAATAGACGTAGCTTTTACTTCGCCGTCGTTAAGGTGCATACAGACATTGGCTCATATTTTAAAAGGATTagattcaaatattccaatgaAAATAGAGCCAGGTCTTATAGAGTGGTTAGCCTGGTATCCAAATGGTGTACCAGTTTGGATGACATCTGAGGAACTGATGAAAGCAGGCTTTAACATAGATAAATGTTACAATCCAATAGTTAAAACGAAAGAGCTTCCATTGAAAGAGAGTGCAGCACAGTATTATGAACGAAGTTACGAATTAAttaaacgaattattgaaagTACTGTAGGAAATATTTTAATAGTAGCTCATGCTGCTTCTTTAACAGCTTGTACTAGACAATTAACAGGTGGTAGAGTGCCGCCAGCTGCTGAAGTTACTAGATTAGTTCAAAGAGTACCGTATTTAGCATGCCTAACAGCACGAGAAGGATTGAATGGGTGGCAACTTCATCCGCCTCCGTTTCCACCTATAACACATACCAGTAACACTAGATTTGATTGGAAAGTATTAATGTAA
- the LOC143184698 gene encoding uncharacterized protein LOC143184698 isoform X1: MAGSTAHRFYLFCKNMERRCLNSATEWASGYFSKHDQQSFPLALKEVLPRPKSSLYAPSFRSMPWIHHHGDVTAMEKSNSTENFKTTHNSITNTSTVVLTETPSLQDTMALSLHPSGWLLMLKIRLWILIFKESCSLCLTNRCIS; this comes from the exons ATGGCTGGAAGTACCGCACATCG attttatctattttgtaagAATATGGAAAGAAGGTGCTTAAATTCAGCTACAGAGTGGGCTTCTGGTTACTTTTCAAAACATGATCAACAGAGTTTCCCTTTGGCGCTGAAAGAAGTACTACCTCGCCCTAAAAGTTCATTGTATGCTCCGTCCTTTAGATCCATGCCCTGGATACACCATCATGGCGACGTTACCGCCATGGAAAAATCTAATTCTACCGAAAATTTCAAAACAACACATAACTCCATTACAAACACTTCTACAGTTGTGCTTACCGAAACACCCAGT CTACAGGACACCATGGCACTCAGCTTACATCCGAGTGGTTGGTTGCTCATGTTAAAGATCCGACTCTGGATTCTGATATTCAAAGAgagttgttctttatgcttgacCAACAGGTGCATTAGCTGA